From the Pleurodeles waltl isolate 20211129_DDA chromosome 6, aPleWal1.hap1.20221129, whole genome shotgun sequence genome, the window gtccgcggcggtagcgctgcggtcgcactgctggggccggcggttttccgctgttttagccccggcggtgataatccgccagggcagcgctgcaagcagcgctgccctgtggattatgacttccctaccgccagcctgtttctggcggtttgcaccgccaggaagaggctggcggtaaggggagtcctgggccccctgcactgcccatgccactggcatgggcagtgcaggggccccctaacagggcctcgtgcagcttttcactgtctgcatagcagacagtgaaaagcgcgacgggtgcaactgcacccgtcgcacggccgcaacaccgccggctccattaggagccggctcctatgttgcggccgcatccccactgggccggcgggcgtaaactaagTTTGCGCTGCCGgcacagcggggatgttgtaatgggcattggcggccgcatggcggttacaatattgtaatgacccccttagtctttttctcacctggacaaagtcaccaataggatccaacctccctggagccttcctcggatacgcgtggcaggagacctcagtgaagaattctaactttggacttagatgatttttcaggatggaaccCTTAGTCTGGGCTGAAGTTGAATTTGGACCTGACTTCCCTAGAGCTTTCCTCGGATATTCTGCGttgaagtcccagtcaacttttgaAATTCTAACTTTGTCACTGTTTTGGAGTTTCTTCTCTCCGATGGCGGACGACCcttcacagcaagccgattttgagtcaaagtcatcagattgcctttccaggaggccccagtgaaatcctggaagtctggggctccggagctttttagAGGGATGAATCTGCAAGTCAGGGTGAATCGCAGTTGAAGATGGCTGGCTTGACTCACAAcattgggtcggtccctttatggagctttttttctcaAGTTCTCCAATCTTTAGgaatccacaactcaccccaaggttccagaagctctgagttgctccttgagggttaggactacaactcctagaatacacctggcgcaaactccaaaatgaccactggacaatgGTCATCAGGTCActtccttcaggatttgatgcaggggactctggtgagCTATTTTTGACCTGTAGgaaacagggaatcccttcttaaaccagttgaagtcaggcaaaggtctttttgtggtgaagctcaagtgtgcagctgatgcagtccttcagagtgcagtgtccaggtgcagatcaggggtccagcagggcagtccttcttcttctgacattGTTCCTTGTAGGTATCTGAGGTATGGATGCTGCTTTCCCAAATTTATGCTTGCTtcttgggtgaaaagcagggtAGGGACAACCGTCCAattacaggcaggccaccaccctcttggatgacagcttcctatgaagtgtggcaaaaaatcaatcctagggagcaacatttcttaaaaattcaaaaagccagaatctgaattttggagtttaggtctggctgagtacatccactggtgtggctaacaatccTTAACATACAccttttctgccctctcctaatctaatcaaggggggccaggttgtctgggtttgcaggaaatcgagaaggtcctgagctgctccaaatgtccttccctcctttgaagacccaTATGGCTGCTCTCccgcatcctgtttcaccatctgctgaggaagaaATCCTCCCCCAGGCATTTCCTTTGTTCTCAGCCGAGGCCACTTCACATCTTATCAAGGTaacctggccaggttgccagaggctggccaatcagagaagggcactacagagctaaacttggcaactttcaggtagagttctaaccCTTtaccctgaactagttatattaaattcaacaatggcaagttgttggatttattataacaatacgttAGATTCCAAACTTGACATATTTATCTCagtttgggactttattaattgaaaataaagtctccccatttaagcccattcactacaatgagggaatatGCATTTGgcaatttttcctcaccagggcttataaaacatcttttatcaggtccctgcttatagttacactgcaccaaaACCTGGGGCCACCTAGTGCACACCTtatggttgacttatatgtaaaaataaggtaggttaagactttggaagtacttttccaaagtcaaatttgcatgcaactttaatttaaaagcagccagcaaggcaggcctgcctttaaaaggacacttgGCACCTCAGCAATACACGTATGGGTACACCATCTATGCGGGGGTCCCTTAGCAGACAGGTAGatgggattagggtggattggagttgggtggattagatcGGATTGGGTAGATGATTTGGATGGAGTgatagggttggggtggggtggtgttaattggggtggggtaaattagagtggggatgtgggattggattggagtggattggagtggattggagtggggtgggttcgattgggttagggtggattgtagtggggtggtttgCAGTGGATTGTCTTAGAATGGGGTGAATTAGTGTAGTGTagggtggatggattggactggagtgtggtggactgaactgggatgggttcggctggaatagagtagagtgtggtggattgtggtgTAATGagctggactggagtagggtgcatTGAAACggggtagagtggattgaggtggggtggactggaggcagtggattggattggggtggggtggtttggattgggatggggttgaCTGGACTGGGATGAATTGGACTGGGGCTGATTGCATTGCGATGAGATAAACCGGATTGgcatgaggtggggtggattgcaatggGACTGGAGTGGTGTGAACTCAAATTGGatgtattggattagagtggagtgaggtggatttgactgagtgggatggattagggtgTGATTGGGTGGTtttgattgagtgtggtggattggattggggtaggttggataggggtggggtggattggattagggtggggagaatggattggtttgggttggggtggaatggagtggattggcctggggtagaatagattagagtggggtggataggattataTTGGGGTTAGTTGATTGGAGAGTGGTGTACTGGATTTAAGTAGGGTAGATTcatgtggtttggagtggggtggatttgactggagtagggtagattaatgTGGGCTAgagtggactgagtggggtggattaaagtggattgtattagagtggattgtattggagtgaggtgtattggatagCGTGGACTTGATTgggatggggtggtttggattggactgggatgggatGATTGGAGTGtgtgggttgattggagtggggtaggttggattggagtgggctgtggtgggttgtattatagtaggatggattggactgcaatggggtggattggactggagtggggtgtggtggggtggactggactggggtgtggggtgaattgggatggagtggattggattggggtgaggtggtctgaattggagtgggacagattgttttggattgaactgGGTTATTTAGCattgtagtggggaaggttgttttggattaaagtgggacagtttggagtggggcagattgaagtggggcagattgttttggtattggttggagcagattggagtggggctgatagttttggattggagtggggcagattgaagtgtgacagattgttttggactggagtgaggcagattggagtgggtcagattgtttcagataggaatggggcagattagattgtgacagattgttttggtttagaaTCGGGCGgagtggagggggcagattgttttgattggagtggggcagattgttttggattggagttgggcatattgttttggattggagtgggatggattgttttgattagagtggggcatattgttttgattggggtgggcatattgttttggattggagtggggcagattgttttgattgtagtaggacagattgctttggagtggtgcagactgttttTGGTTAAAGGACAGTAAACTGCATTGGGACAGTTTAGTTTGGGATGGGTTTTGAAGaaagaagtggggtgggttggtgtggactgggttgaggtggagtggattggtgtggggtaaagtaggttggattggggtggatagtagtgagacagatttgagtggggtggattggggtttaCTGCATGATTATCTGTCAAAGCATAATTTTagagattacacataataaagaaacacagttgatttgcaatatttcaaactaGTTAATTATCATCTTTTGAGAACGGGGAccacaagcaaacacaaatgaaaacatgattggaatgtgagaaaagacgacttggcaaaaaaaagaaagctagctttaaaaaataacattttccaattttgtttgGCCTGCTCGGCAtggttttgccagtcacaagccttctgtttacggaacactagaagttaaaaataacaaaatattaccTCGGTCAGgtcaggagcagcagacaggcactaattaagagGAATGGAAAGGAggccaggcatgccttgacgaattacaaggctgtaaagaaaagtgccacgcaaaccaacaaatggtgagcgacaggcaggctctAAGACCTTTACTGAACAGAGTCTCTCaagtgagacgcatgcgctagcgcatgcacacgcaggctcgaccctaaaaaccacATGTTAACAAAGAAAACATAATATTACAATCAGACATTAATTTCAGTTACCATTACTCATATTGTCAGACATTCAGCAATGTTTTGTTTATCTCTTATGCACCATGATAATGGCTAATGTGGGCTCTTTCCATCTCTGTAGATGAACATACAAAACACAGATGGCTGCGGCAATCAGAGCTTGGCAGCTAACTTCATTCTCCTAGGTTTCTCTGATCTACCATCTGTGCATCAAGGTTGGCTGTCTGCATTGTTTCTCTCCATTTACCTAGTGACATTAATAGGAAATGCAACAATAATCTTCCTGGTGACCTTTGACACTTTTCTGCAGACTTCCATGTATTTTTTCCTAAGGAGCCTCTCTCTCCTAGAAATCTGCTACACCTCCGTCACACTCCCCAAATTACTTCAAATCTTTTTCTTAAGGGACAATCATATTTCATTTTTAGAGTGTGCTGCCCAATCttatttcttttatacatttgGAAGGGCAGAGTGCTTCCTTCTGGCTTTTATGTCTTATGACCGGTATGTGGCAATCTGTATGCCCTTGAGGTACAACATGGTCATGACAAAGAATTTTTGTGTTCACTTGTCTGTTGTTCCTTTAGCTGATGGTCTCCTGGAAGCCTTGGTACAAACTGCTACTATTTTCAGCCTTCCCTACTATCAACTGAACATCATAAATCATTTCTTCTGTGACTTTCTATCAGTTTTAGATCTGTCATGTAAAGATACATTTGGTAATGAAGTATTGATCTGGGTGTGCCTTATCCTGTTTGCATTCATCCCTTTGGTTTTGGTTTTCATATCCTACATCCGAATCCTCATCTCCATTCTTGGAATACGTTCAACAACAGGACGAATGAAGGTCTTCtctacctgctcctcccatctgatttctgttattttattttatgggtCAGGTACATTTATTTACATACGGCCGAAGTCCAGCCGCCAACCAGCGAGCGACAAGTTTCTTGCCCTTCTTTATACTGTCATCACACCAATGATGAATCCTCTCATCTACAGTCTAAGGAATCAAGAAGTGAAGGCAGCTCTTACAAAACTTATTACCCAGTGTCAAAGGCCTTATCATGAATAACATATTTCATAAGGTCATCTGCAAATGTGAGGCATTGAAATTTCCAAATAAGACAGACCTGATACTGCAGCATTCATACATTTTCCTGTGAGACAGCAAACGTTTATATGTGttatgtatgtatgttgtatgcTAGCCACCATAGATGATGCTCTTCTGAAGAAGACCCCTTCCTTCTGATATTGCTGAACCTCTCAGCTACCTTCAGCACTTTCAACAATCCCACCATTGTACGCACCCTggagtctcaaatgggattcatCAACAAGATCCTTCACTGGCATTATCACCTGCAGAATCCCTCAGGGATCTATACCATCTCCTGCCATCTTTAACTTGGTGCTCTAATCACAGATAACAGCATTAGGATTCAGGAATATGCAGATGATACATAGCTCAACTCAAAAGTCTGATATGCTTCACACATCTTTCTCCACAAACAATGACTGTGCATCATCCATGCCTGAACATCCAGCACCTTACTGAAGTTCAACCCAAATGAGACAATATTTAAAACCTAAACAAGAAGCAGTACAAACTTAATTCAATTACATGAACCTTGGCGGCTTCCAACTCTAACTTTTACAACCCTTAAGGAATACACTTCCAAAAAACAAAGAATGTGAAACCATTTCCTCCAGAcattgacttcagaactgctgttaaaGCCCTTGTGATCTAATGTATAGATTGTGGTAACGCCCTGCTAGGTGACCTCCCAGGACACCATAATGGATCAATTAAGGGCATCATACATTCCGGGATatatctcatccagggcctgaaggaatATAAACACATTACCACCATCCTGATAGAAGTCCATTAGCTCCCTttgccagcccacaccatcttcaaaaccaactgcTTCATTTACAAAGCTCTCACAGCTATCACCCACACTTATCTTACACGCAAGTGAACCATCTCTGGTGCGTCTCAGAACACATGCAGCCAGCACATCATCAGACAGAAAACTTAGAagagtaaaaaagaagaaaaaaaaacagcagcccTTGTCCATCTATGCACCCATCATCTGGACAATATCCCTGTATCTATCAGCACTGCCCCAATGCTGTCCAATTTAGGAGAGAGTTGAAGATTCACCATTAAAGAACACTATATAGCAATGCATTAATTGCACATAACCCAGATACCACTCCTATCACTTTTTGATTTTATGCttatctttgaccctgtacagcactctgctgcatttTGGGTATGCTCACCTTATAGACATATCGTATAGTTAAATACAGACATATTGTCTCAAgctgccaaaaataaaaataagttggTAAAAATAGGTTGGTACTTCACAGCAAAACTACAGAATACAGGACAATATGTCCCAGCACTTCATGCAAATAACAAGTAAACCTTCTGTAACCTGGCCCTTGCCAAAGTTCAAATTAACCATGCTGTGCCTACTGTATTAAACTCTACTATTAAGAAGTGGACTGCAAAATTACACCTTTGCAACATTTAGCATTCCTATGGGTGTGCTAAATGTGTCACATGAATAACTTTGGTGAGGTTTTGTATACAAAATAAGGTGAGACCCTGGATTCAGAACTCTTGGCTGACTTGTGAGGGCAAATTTAGAACTTTCtcacagccagtgcaccatgaagtCAGACTCCACTCAGAAGCCCCATTCTATTACCCAGTTACCCTGATTACATGAAAGCTTAGTCACCTTCCCTGGGATAGATAGTACTATGTGAGAGAGGGGCCACTTTGGCACGCAGATCCTCCACCGAGTCAAGAGTGCATGACAAGGCTCCATGGGGACTGCCAGGTTCATCCATCAGGTGCACACATTTGAAAAACTTGTTTCAAATGATGTGGCCAAATTAAAAGAATAATCTGAACATGTCCCTATCACATCACTAAATTGGAGAGACTAGAGGAACTTAATTTCTTCAAAAACAAAGAAGATCTGATCATCAAACCATCAGATAAAGGCAGAGAGATTGTCTTGATGAATCTCTCAGATTAAAGGATGGAAGTCCTCTGCCAACTGGCAAAAAGGGAACATTACCTACATTTGAAAGGATGCCCCTCTAGAGAGATACAAAAAAGAGaacttcaaattactataactatCAAAACTGGAGAAGAAAGTGTGATTCCCAGCCataattaatacattttccgaaacAAAAAAACACCTACAATATCTGTCATATATATGTTGCCTACATTTCATAAAAGCATGAACaatccaccaggaagaccaatTGTCCAAGTAGGTGGTTCTATTCTTGAACCCATAAGAAATTGCTTAATTAATTAAAGACTTtaggcctcatttagatcttgatTGTAACTTTTCTACTGTCAGTTTTCTATCTCCAGCCACCCTTCTCTGCGAGCAGATTTCAATGTGCCTTCCGGCAAAGCCAACTGTACCTGTGCTGTCGCCACACCTGATGTATTAGAGAGGgaatgaggtaaaaacctacctttttttctcaattccacttctgtttttgtcTGAACATGACTGGAAAAGACCTTCTGTCGCTGTTGCCACTGGATCATGGAGAAAACATAACCCCCCTCCCCGTGTTGtcagactcgaaggtagggaatCCATATTGCCAGTCTACATTCTGTGGTCACTGCACAATAGCTCTGGACCACTGcaatcatatacatgtcacagtaattgtttagaattactgtgacatgcatatgtctggaGCACAACTGTGttggacatggatggggacacactggtacaagacacatattgcacacatacacaaatgtaattttggtgtcagtattcattgctaaATGATGCTGGCACCACAAGTGCATTACAATCACACCTGTcagctatgtccatgtgtgcacactgCAAGGGGACCCATTCCTGTAATGTTGTGCTTTCAGTTGTGTatctgagtcagtatgtgtatgtgtgggtgagattaGATTGACTGGTTGAAgtgaagggagctggagtgggtgatatggttgcgtcagtatatgtgccacttgcatgtcggtctggtgttgttgtgtatgtttggttgtgtgttgttatGGTGTGTATAACATTCAAGTGAGTGCTGTTTTGTGGTGGCCATTGCCATGATGTGTGgagatgttttgtatgtgtgtttgtgtggatgagtTTGGAGCTATGTTGGTTGTGTCATGTAGATGTAATATCAATAGCGTGGATATGTTGTGCTTaaggatgtatggcaatgtgtgtttctcggcatgtacgtgttgtggtggaatggcaattgaTAATAGTATGTATGTAGTGTGTTGAGTAGTGTGTTGTGCAGTTGGGCGCATATAGCTAAGGTACAGTGTCTGTGTGAGACTTACATCTATTCCTTTGCAACTGGCATTGTAGGAAGTACATTGGATTACGCAATGGTCTCTCTCCATCAGCAAATCAGCATTCCGCAGTCAGTACAAAGTCTGCAGAACTGTAACAGCTAAATATGGTCAACCGGAACCCACCAGTCTGACAGTTAGGAAAAGCACTCCATTGTGGCATTTggcggctcagctgcaatacatctaaatacgggggATGGAAGACCGTCGACTTGACGGAGAACTCAGGCCCACCGCAGCTGATTGGCGTTAatacctccaagatctaaatcatgccctttttCCTGTACGCCACTACAAACATAAGAGATAGTATGGATCTCATTTATCAGATTGAGGACTTTGAGTTTGACCCACAACAAGATCTGTTAGTGGGGCTGGATATAGAATCCCTCCATACCAATGTTACTCAGATAGAAGGCATTGATGTGATCACTTCCATCTGGGAAAATAAGCCCCACCCAATTCCAACCACCTTTCTGACATCACTTTGTGAAATCAACCTCACAAAAAAGGTTTCCAATTTGAAAATACTTTTTACCAATAGTGTAAATGAGTACCTATTGGGGCTTGTTTCTCCCCAAACTTTGCCATCATCTACGTTGACAGCTTTGAGGATTGGGATATCTTGCACTATAGGAACCAGTTTTACCCTAATATCAGGCTAGAGAAACGCCATACAAAAGATGTTTTAATGAGCTGGAGGGGCAACAACACTGAACGTACATCTTTTATGATACATCTTTTATGACATGGCTTAAGAATAGTCACCCACATTTACAGTTTACTCATAATTTCAGTGATATCACATTACTGCTTCTTGATTTAATCATCCAAGGATTTGAAGGTGAAATAAGGACGATCAGTTTTCACCCTTGTAGCCTCAGGTACAGTTTATCATATGACCAGTTGTAGAAACTATAAATTGTGAAGTGACTATTTCAGCGAAGTAGCTGCTTTGTTCAACACACTTAGAGAGAGAGGATATCCTAAAAGGGTAGTATCGCTTGCCCTGAAATATGTGTGGCGTTGTCCAAGGAAAAATTTGCTTACCCCCAAATCCTGTAATGACACCAATCAGGTTGCATGTCTGAGAAAATTTTGCATAGTCTCCCCCAAAGTTACAGAAATTGTGAATAAATTTGAAATATTCTTACAACTACAGGCTCAGTCAaagagctgccactcttttcctctcATAGAGGCATAACTTTATGAGACCATTTGGTCAGGGCTATGACCTGGAACCTCACTCAGACTTTGACTTCTGCTTTATTGGGCCTACCTTGATTGGTAGGCCATTACAAACACTGCAACTGCTCTGTATTTTAGTGAACCCTAGTTTGTTTTaaagggataacaggagttagcttagcctttggcttgcagactcgtgccccgtcacctagtgacttttaacctacttagcttgctctgtcttagaccatttatttaattaaatattctaagatggctgccatgtttatagttaggcctttttgtttagagttatgttatcagtgtcactgtgctaaggcgtcaactcatgcaacaaagacaaacaaactgtaggtgctcacattagatattaccgtcacaaacatgaagcattatctattgttttggaacaacctacgtcaggggtccaagtagatctgtataaatacatcacactttagacagataatcagagggattccgaccagataccatcgctcctatcgatgctgcacgtcgccttgatgctgacccggacttcttgttcttctgaagtctgagctcgagatctCACTTAAGGTaaccatggttgggggctccttccagggacatggcataggcagattaggtttaacatacccagctctcctctaggtagaaggttaggcctattataatAGGGTAAACGGACATATGACACActttatgtctttctatgctaatacaaggtggtgggggtcttcataatcatgaccctcgtctttacaattctatctcttgtactgttcattatcctaatcattgcagccaataagATTTAcagcattgtattaaataaaaactattgaaacattactgcatcttcgttattgcctgtgtttggttgagacataatatatcggagagaaatgggtaatctccatttaaccacaacactccctgagaagtcATACTTCTGAGACCATGCgtaaaggcttccacaaatcacctttaactgtttgggttattggtgaggtactgctagtgagcgggaacagt encodes:
- the LOC138301667 gene encoding olfactory receptor 10C1-like — protein: MNIQNTDGCGNQSLAANFILLGFSDLPSVHQGWLSALFLSIYLVTLIGNATIIFLVTFDTFLQTSMYFFLRSLSLLEICYTSVTLPKLLQIFFLRDNHISFLECAAQSYFFYTFGRAECFLLAFMSYDRYVAICMPLRYNMVMTKNFCVHLSVVPLADGLLEALVQTATIFSLPYYQLNIINHFFCDFLSVLDLSCKDTFGNEVLIWVCLILFAFIPLVLVFISYIRILISILGIRSTTGRMKVFSTCSSHLISVILFYGSGTFIYIRPKSSRQPASDKFLALLYTVITPMMNPLIYSLRNQEVKAALTKLITQCQRPYHE